The Thalassolituus oleivorans MIL-1 genome includes the window CGCAATTTTGTTGCGCTGCCCACTGTTCGATTAAATCGCATTTCTGTCTTAGTGCTGCCAAATGCTGTGGTCGTAATAATTCATCATGGCAAACCCAGACATCGAGATCACTGCTGCTCGACTGTGCGACTGAGCCTAAACTGCCCATTAAGTAGAGCGCATGAATAGAGCGGTGTGCCGGATCTCGTGGTAATTGCACACCACGAGCTAATGTATGCAAAGCTGAGCGCTGAGCGATGCTCGGTGTAAATCCTCGAACTCCACAAGGCGTGTCTGCAGTTACAAATCCAGGTAAACGGGGGTGATTGACGTGCAGCAACACGGCAAGCACATCGATAACGGCTTGCTGGCGTTTTGTCATTTGACTGCGGGTAGCATCCAAGCGTTCTTGGTTCAATGCTAAAAAGGCATCGCGCCAGCGTAGGATCGCAGTATTACTGGGAAGAGTGTCATGCTTGACCATTCTGTCAGTATAGGCGAATACCGCCAGAATGAAGGTTTACAGCAGCAATTTTGCCCCGTACTCAGTTTTGCTCTTCGCACGGGGCAAGGTTCGATCGACGTGTGCGCTTAGCTAGCAAACACCAGTTGGCCGTCGACAAATACGCGTTTTACTTGTCCTTTCAAGGTGCGGCCAAGCGCAGGATGGTTGCGACCTCGGGATTGCAGAGATTGTGCGGTGACGACATTCTCTGCATTCGGGTCAACAAGGCAGGCATTAAAGGCGGCGCCTTCGGTCAGCTGTTGATGCAGCCCGAGTAAGTTAGCTGGGATTGTGCTGGTGGCACGAATCAAGGCATCGATACTCAGCTCACCGCGATGCACTAAGCTGAGCGCTTGCGGTAAGAAGTGGTCGTATTGGCTCATACCGGCTTCGGCATCGGCAAACGGTGCTTTCTTGGCGGCAATTTCATGCGGCTGATGATTTGAACTGATGGCTAAATGGCCTTGCTCTACGGCTTGCAGTAAAGCCAGGCGATCACGTTCGCTTCGCAATGGAGGCTGCACATTAAACAAGCTGTTGTAGCCCTCAACGGCTTCATCGGTATAAAGCAAGTTGGCTAATGTGGTGTCTGCCGTCACAGGTAAACCGCGCTGGTGAGCTTCGGTCAACATAGCAACACTGCGCGCGCAGCTGATTTGACTGATATGTGCGCGCACGCCAGTCTGCTCAATAAGCAAAAGAATATTGGCAATGGCGATGGTTTCGGCGGTTTCTGGAATGCCGCTTAAGCCCATGCGTGTTGCGGTTGGGCCTTCGTGCATGCAGCCACCGGCAGATAAGGCTTCGTCATTAGCCGTTAAAAATAGCGGGATATCGTAGGTTGCCGCATATTCCATTAAACGACGCAGTACGTAGTTATCTCTAATTGGGCGACGTGCATTACTGAGAGCAACGGCTCCTGCTTCTTGCAGGGTTACCATGTTGGCAATTTGCTCTCCTGCTAAACCTTGGGTAAGAGCACCTAAAGGCAGTACTCGGGCAAAACCGGCCTTGGCGGCTTTTTCTAGCACTAACTGAATAACCGCAGCGGTGTCTGCAACTGGTTTAGTGTCTGGCAAGCTACAGATATGGGTAAAACCACCGGCACAAGCCGCGCGAGTTTCGCTAGCAATGCTACCTTTTTGGCTGTATCCAGGTTCGGGTAAGTGGCCACCAAGATCAATAAGCCCAGGAATTAACCATTGCCCTTGAGCATCAATGCTTTCTTCGATTTCACCTGCGATAGGACGACGACCAATGGTTTGGATGCGACCATCAGCCACAAAGATTTCGGCAACAGTATCTAAATTATTAGCCGGATCGATTAAGCGGGCATTTTCAATCTGTAGATATCTCATTGCGCGCCGTCCTCGTCGATCATTTGTGCTGATTGTTGGCCACTCATGGCCATTGCCATAACAGCCATACGTACGGCAATACCGTAACTAACTTGGTTAAGAATGACGGATTGTGGGCCATCAGCAACCGCGGATTCAATTTCTACGCCGCGGTTGATTGGCCCTGGATGCATCACGATGGCATCTGGTTTGGCGAGCGCTAACTTCTCTTCAGTTAAGCCATATAGCTTGAAAAATTCGC containing:
- a CDS encoding dihydroorotase, encoding MRYLQIENARLIDPANNLDTVAEIFVADGRIQTIGRRPIAGEIEESIDAQGQWLIPGLIDLGGHLPEPGYSQKGSIASETRAACAGGFTHICSLPDTKPVADTAAVIQLVLEKAAKAGFARVLPLGALTQGLAGEQIANMVTLQEAGAVALSNARRPIRDNYVLRRLMEYAATYDIPLFLTANDEALSAGGCMHEGPTATRMGLSGIPETAETIAIANILLLIEQTGVRAHISQISCARSVAMLTEAHQRGLPVTADTTLANLLYTDEAVEGYNSLFNVQPPLRSERDRLALLQAVEQGHLAISSNHQPHEIAAKKAPFADAEAGMSQYDHFLPQALSLVHRGELSIDALIRATSTIPANLLGLHQQLTEGAAFNACLVDPNAENVVTAQSLQSRGRNHPALGRTLKGQVKRVFVDGQLVFAS